Proteins from a single region of Halorubrum sp. 2020YC2:
- a CDS encoding hydantoinase/oxoprolinase family protein, which produces MSGRTPGERTPEERAIGVDVGGTFTDVALSVGGDLVTAKVPSTADQSDGVVAGVEKACEAAGIDPESVTDFSHAMTVSVNALLENDGARTALVTTAGFRDVLEIGRQTRPSLYDLDAKKPSPLVPRRRRFEVAERATVDGVERPVDDGDLEALVAALRDADVESVAVSLLHAYAHPENERRVADALRDGLDVPVSASHEVLPEFREYERTSTTAVDAYVRPAIDGYVGRLTERARDRGLPRPQIMQANGGVTDADTVRRNAVTTVLSGPAAGVVGASAAATDADREGLITFDMGGTSSDVSLVRDGAVERTTESVIAGRPIGTPMVDVETVGAGGGSIAWVDAGGALRIGPRSAGADPGPACYGKGGTEPTVTDANLVLGYVGADTSLGGGLSLDAAAARDALAALADEAGMDGPVAAALGVHRVANADMTRAIRSVTVERGHDPREFGLVAFGGAGPMHAVQIADGLDVGRVVVPHASGVLSAYGLLAADETRDAVRTRQGRLAEADPDAVDAVYGDLTDRLLAEVSDPDAARLEYAADLRYAGQSFELTVDVERPFDPAAAGERFAAAHESAYGYRADEPVELVNCRATATVPRSAPAIESVGGSGAEPRTTREAAFPEGTRETPVYDRERFPAGEAVEGPVVIEGAESTVVVPPSWGVRLRGDGALVAEVSDA; this is translated from the coding sequence ATGAGCGGTCGAACGCCGGGGGAGCGAACGCCGGAGGAGCGAGCGATCGGCGTCGACGTCGGGGGGACGTTCACCGACGTGGCGCTCTCCGTAGGCGGCGACCTCGTCACCGCGAAGGTCCCCAGCACCGCCGACCAGAGCGACGGGGTCGTTGCCGGCGTCGAGAAGGCCTGCGAGGCGGCCGGGATCGACCCCGAGAGCGTGACCGACTTCTCGCACGCCATGACCGTCTCGGTCAACGCGCTACTGGAGAACGACGGCGCGCGGACCGCCCTCGTGACGACGGCGGGGTTCCGCGACGTGTTAGAGATCGGCCGCCAGACCCGCCCGTCGCTGTACGACCTCGACGCGAAGAAACCGTCGCCGCTCGTTCCGAGGCGCCGCCGGTTCGAGGTGGCCGAGCGCGCGACCGTCGACGGGGTCGAGCGGCCGGTCGACGACGGGGACCTCGAAGCGCTCGTCGCCGCCCTCCGCGACGCGGACGTCGAGTCCGTCGCGGTCTCCCTCCTCCACGCCTACGCGCACCCCGAGAACGAGCGCCGCGTCGCGGACGCCCTGCGAGACGGCCTCGACGTCCCGGTGTCGGCCTCCCACGAGGTGCTCCCGGAGTTCCGCGAGTACGAGCGCACCTCGACGACGGCCGTCGACGCGTACGTGCGCCCGGCGATCGACGGCTACGTCGGTCGCCTCACCGAGCGCGCGCGGGACCGCGGTCTCCCGCGGCCGCAGATTATGCAGGCCAACGGCGGCGTCACCGACGCCGACACGGTCAGACGGAACGCGGTGACGACCGTCCTCTCGGGCCCCGCGGCTGGGGTCGTGGGCGCGAGCGCGGCGGCGACCGACGCCGACCGCGAGGGGCTGATCACCTTCGACATGGGCGGCACCTCCAGCGACGTGAGCCTCGTCCGCGACGGTGCGGTCGAGCGGACGACGGAGTCGGTGATCGCCGGCCGACCGATCGGGACGCCGATGGTCGACGTCGAGACCGTGGGCGCCGGCGGGGGGTCGATCGCGTGGGTCGACGCCGGCGGCGCGCTCCGGATCGGGCCGCGCTCCGCCGGCGCCGACCCCGGTCCCGCCTGTTACGGCAAGGGCGGCACGGAGCCGACCGTCACGGACGCGAACCTCGTGTTGGGGTACGTCGGGGCGGACACCAGCCTCGGCGGCGGCCTGTCGCTCGACGCGGCGGCCGCGCGCGACGCGCTCGCGGCCCTCGCGGACGAGGCGGGGATGGACGGTCCCGTCGCGGCCGCGCTCGGCGTCCACCGCGTCGCGAACGCCGACATGACGCGCGCGATCCGCTCGGTCACCGTCGAGCGCGGCCACGACCCGCGGGAGTTCGGTCTCGTCGCGTTCGGCGGCGCGGGGCCGATGCACGCGGTCCAGATCGCGGACGGGCTGGACGTCGGGCGCGTCGTCGTCCCGCACGCCTCCGGCGTCCTCTCGGCGTACGGCCTGCTCGCGGCCGACGAGACGCGGGACGCGGTACGGACGCGACAGGGACGGCTCGCGGAGGCCGATCCCGACGCGGTCGACGCCGTCTACGGCGACCTGACTGACCGGCTGCTGGCAGAGGTCAGCGACCCGGACGCGGCGCGGCTGGAGTACGCCGCGGACCTGCGGTACGCCGGCCAGAGCTTCGAGCTAACCGTCGACGTCGAGCGCCCGTTCGACCCGGCGGCGGCCGGCGAGCGGTTCGCGGCGGCCCACGAGTCGGCGTACGGCTACCGGGCGGACGAGCCGGTCGAACTGGTGAACTGCCGCGCGACGGCGACGGTTCCCCGGAGCGCGCCGGCGATCGAGTCCGTCGGGGGGAGCGGCGCCGAGCCGCGAACCACCCGCGAAGCGGCCTTCCCGGAGGGAACCCGCGAGACCCCCGTCTACGACCGGGAGCGGTTCCCCGCCGGCGAGGCCGTCGAAGGTCCGGTCGTGATCGAGGGCGCGGAGAGCACCGTCGTCGTCCCGCCGTCGTGGGGCGTGCGGCTGCGCGGCGACGGCGCGCTGGTCGCGGAGGTGAGCGACGCGTGA
- a CDS encoding methylglyoxal synthase yields the protein MRIALIAHDELKDEMVAFVTKHAATLDDCELVTTGTTGKRISEETGLAVNRQSSGPLGGDLQIGAMIADDRIDGVVFLRDPLTAQAHEPDISALLRVCDVKDVPLATNVASAELLVEGLLGGDSLD from the coding sequence ATGCGCATCGCGCTCATCGCACACGACGAACTGAAAGACGAGATGGTCGCGTTCGTCACGAAACACGCCGCGACCCTCGACGACTGCGAGCTAGTGACTACCGGGACGACGGGCAAACGCATCTCGGAGGAGACCGGACTGGCGGTGAACAGGCAGTCGTCCGGGCCGCTCGGGGGCGACCTCCAGATCGGGGCGATGATCGCGGACGACCGGATCGACGGGGTCGTGTTCCTCCGCGACCCGCTGACCGCGCAGGCGCACGAGCCGGACATCTCGGCGCTGCTGCGCGTCTGCGACGTGAAGGACGTGCCGCTGGCGACCAACGTCGCGTCCGCGGAGCTGCTCGTCGAGGGGCTGCTCGGCGGCGATTCTCTCGACTGA
- a CDS encoding transcription factor S translates to MKFCDECGSMMKSGEGEDHWVCGSCGYEIGREDGDDEWTTQSQVESEIVDVSDAEDKGLPTTTAQCPECDNDQAYWYMQQIRAADESETRFFVCTECEHKWREDDH, encoded by the coding sequence ATGAAGTTCTGCGACGAGTGCGGATCCATGATGAAATCCGGCGAGGGCGAAGACCACTGGGTGTGCGGCTCCTGCGGCTACGAGATCGGGCGCGAGGACGGCGACGACGAGTGGACGACCCAGTCGCAGGTCGAGTCGGAGATTGTCGACGTGAGCGACGCCGAGGACAAGGGGCTCCCGACGACGACCGCGCAGTGCCCCGAGTGCGACAACGACCAGGCGTACTGGTACATGCAACAGATCCGCGCGGCCGACGAGTCCGAGACCCGCTTCTTCGTCTGTACCGAGTGCGAGCACAAGTGGCGCGAAGACGACCACTGA
- a CDS encoding alanyl-tRNA editing protein, with product MTERLYLADDAVTAFEATVERVLSDPDRIVLDRTHFYPTGGGQPHDTGTIRAVDGDDAGDGGDDDARFRVVDVEMADTVYHEVEPVDGVDGTADSTDGPDDAPALPEPGTDVVCQVDADRRAAHSRYHTAQHLLSALLLDEFDARTTGNQLYRDRARLDAAYDRFTDDDLDRIESRLNELVADARPVSSYTMDRETAEATLDTDRTRIDLLPDSIEELRIVEIAGAAEGDEPYDRTACAGTHVANTEDVGEVVVTGRETKGPDEERVRFALADHVDGD from the coding sequence GTGACCGAGCGACTCTACCTCGCGGACGACGCGGTGACGGCGTTCGAGGCGACCGTCGAGCGCGTCCTCTCGGACCCGGACCGGATCGTCCTCGACCGGACCCACTTCTACCCGACGGGCGGGGGTCAGCCGCACGACACCGGAACGATCCGCGCGGTCGACGGCGACGACGCGGGAGACGGGGGCGACGACGACGCCCGGTTCCGCGTCGTCGACGTCGAGATGGCGGACACGGTGTACCACGAGGTCGAACCGGTTGACGGGGTCGACGGGACGGCCGACTCGACCGACGGGCCCGACGACGCGCCCGCGCTCCCGGAGCCGGGGACCGACGTGGTCTGCCAGGTCGACGCCGACCGCCGCGCGGCGCACTCGCGGTACCACACCGCACAGCACCTGCTTTCGGCGCTGTTGCTCGACGAGTTCGACGCCCGGACGACAGGGAATCAGCTGTACCGCGACCGCGCGCGCCTCGACGCCGCCTACGACCGGTTCACCGACGACGACCTCGACCGGATCGAGTCGCGGCTCAACGAACTCGTCGCGGACGCGCGACCGGTGTCGAGCTACACGATGGACCGCGAGACCGCGGAGGCGACGCTCGATACCGACCGGACACGGATCGATCTGCTTCCCGACTCGATCGAGGAGCTTCGGATCGTCGAGATAGCGGGCGCGGCCGAGGGCGACGAGCCGTACGACCGCACCGCCTGCGCGGGAACGCACGTCGCGAACACCGAAGACGTCGGCGAGGTGGTCGTCACGGGCCGGGAGACGAAGGGGCCCGACGAGGAGCGGGTCCGGTTCGCGCTGGCCGACCACGTCGACGGGGACTGA